GGGGTGGTTGGAGCGCGCGGCGGAGGGCGTGCGGCCCTGGCTGCCGCTGGTGGTGCTGGCGTGGATGGCGGGCGTGGCGCTGGGCGCGGTGCGGCTCGCGGGCGCCTGGCTGCACCTGCGCCGCCTGCGCACGCGCTGGACGAGCGAGGTCGCGCCCGCGTGGACCGCGATGACGGAGCGCCTGGTGGGGCAGATGGGCATCCGCCGTCCCGTGCGCCTGCTGGAGAGCGCACGGATGCAGGTGCCGGCGGTGATGGGCGCGCTCAAGCCGGTCATCCTCGTTCCCGCGGGCCTGCTCGCCGGCCTCTCGCCGCAGGACGTGGAGCTGATCCTGGCGCACGAGCTGGCCCACGTGCGGCGCCACGACTACGTGGTGAACCTGCTTCAGAGCGTGCTGGAGACGGTGCTCTTCTTCCACCCCGCGGTGTGGTGGCTGAGCGGCGTGGTGCGCGACGAGCGCGAGCACTGCTGCGACGACGCGGTGGTGGGCGCCACCAAGCAGGGCAAGCGCTACGCCCGCGCCCTGCTCGCCGCCGAGGAGCTTCGCGCCACGGGTCCGGGGCCGATGCTGGCGCCCGCGCTGGGCGGCGGCTCGCTCTACCGCCGCGTGCGCCGCATCGTGGCCCCGGCGGGCGACGTGCCCACCGGCGGCGGCGTGGGCCCCGTGGTGACGGTGCTGATGATGGCCGGCCTGCTGGTGGGCGGCACCCCTCTCGGCGCCTCTGAGCGCGCCGCCGCCACGGGTGCCCAGGCGCTGGCGGCGGACACGACGGGCGAGCTGGGGCTCAAGTGGGCCCAGGCGCGAGCCCGCGCGGCGAGCGAAGGCTGGGTGCGCGGCGTGTGGATCGGCTACGCGGTGAGCCGCCGGGGGATGGACGTGGACGGCGTCCGCAGCAACAGCGACGGCGAGGGCTCGGGCACCGAGGAGACGTTGAGCACGGTGCTGGCCCGGCCCGGCGGGGGCGTGGTGCGGATGGGCGACCTGCCCGTCGCCACCCAGGTCGTGCTCCTCTTCCGCCTGGGCGGCGGCGGCGACGCGGTGCCGCGGGTGATGAAGATCCGCACGCCGGAGTCGCCCGCGGACCTGGACGACGCGCCGCTCATGTGGCTGGGCACCGCGCCGGACGGCGAGAGCCTGGCGCTGCTGCGCGACCTGTACGCCAGCACCGGCCCGGAGGTGCGGCGAGAGATGGCGGCCGCGGCGTCTCTGCACGGCGAGGGTGCGGGCGCGCTCGCCTTCGTCCGCACGGTGCTCGACACCGAGCCGGTGCCGGAGGTGCGCGCCCAGGCGGCGTACTGGCTCCAGTACCAGCGCACGCACGGGGCGATGGCGCTCATGGAGCGCACGGCGCGCCGCGACGCATCCGTGAAGGTGCGCGAGGAGGCGGTGACAGGCATCGCGAAGACCGCATCTCCCGAAGGCTGGCGCGTGCTGGCGTCGATCGCCCGTACCGCGCCGTCGGCCGCGACGCGCGAGGAGGCTGGGGATTGGCTGCACCGCGAAGGCCCCGGCAGCGAGAACGACCAGGAGTAGCCCGCCTCGTCCAGCCGGCTCCACCGACGACGGTCGGCGGAGCTTCGTGACGGGTGATGAACGGCAGGGATCGCTCCGCATCCCCGCGGATCGACGGTTTTCGCATCAGCCGTGAACTGGCGGGCAGGCGACGGGTGAAGGCGGGACGGTAGATGCGGACCGGCCGCGCATCTACCGACCGCCCATCCCGATCTACCAAATGACGATTCGGTCGATGCGATGCGCATTTGCGGATCGGCATCGATCGACAGATGAACGGCAGACGGCCCGCCGCGGC
This portion of the Longimicrobiaceae bacterium genome encodes:
- a CDS encoding M56 family metallopeptidase; the protein is MNALLDPFRGPVFQALGWALVHFLWQGVIVAVVTRTALGALRGASSSTRYLVACAGLLLMAAAPIATTLSVYRGGDADASAGFSTDARPFTVGVAPAGGSSSGVTPSQSVDAAPGSVPDGFADGGARGWLERAAEGVRPWLPLVVLAWMAGVALGAVRLAGAWLHLRRLRTRWTSEVAPAWTAMTERLVGQMGIRRPVRLLESARMQVPAVMGALKPVILVPAGLLAGLSPQDVELILAHELAHVRRHDYVVNLLQSVLETVLFFHPAVWWLSGVVRDEREHCCDDAVVGATKQGKRYARALLAAEELRATGPGPMLAPALGGGSLYRRVRRIVAPAGDVPTGGGVGPVVTVLMMAGLLVGGTPLGASERAAATGAQALAADTTGELGLKWAQARARAASEGWVRGVWIGYAVSRRGMDVDGVRSNSDGEGSGTEETLSTVLARPGGGVVRMGDLPVATQVVLLFRLGGGGDAVPRVMKIRTPESPADLDDAPLMWLGTAPDGESLALLRDLYASTGPEVRREMAAAASLHGEGAGALAFVRTVLDTEPVPEVRAQAAYWLQYQRTHGAMALMERTARRDASVKVREEAVTGIAKTASPEGWRVLASIARTAPSAATREEAGDWLHREGPGSENDQE